The Apibacter raozihei genome contains a region encoding:
- a CDS encoding phosphatase domain-containing protein: MKKNIQILLLIGPPGSGKSTFAKYFLRTEENWMRVCRDDFRHMNFSQENLSGEKEHLITKLVDASIQELIKKKTNVLIDATHCKKEYITEYIKKFNSYADISFKLFDLSLEELRKRCINREEQTGKHIPVRVLERMFEQFQNLKQNFDFSTRPKILTQPANADKVQDMNLPKALICDLDGTLALMKGRNPFDAGKSNEDELNLPVGNVLKNYFKLGYKILLVSGREEKHREPTLEFLEKYEIPYDNLWMRKSDDYRKDSIVKTEIYKEYIENQYYIEFILDDRNQVVDMWRKELKLSCFQVNYGDF; this comes from the coding sequence ATGAAAAAAAACATACAGATATTACTCTTGATAGGGCCACCCGGAAGCGGAAAATCGACATTTGCCAAATATTTTTTGAGAACGGAAGAAAATTGGATGAGAGTTTGTCGGGATGACTTTAGGCATATGAACTTTTCCCAGGAAAATCTTTCAGGAGAAAAAGAACATCTGATAACAAAATTGGTAGATGCTTCCATACAGGAATTAATTAAAAAAAAGACTAATGTGCTTATAGATGCTACCCATTGTAAAAAAGAGTATATTACCGAATACATTAAGAAATTTAACTCTTATGCAGACATATCTTTTAAACTTTTTGACCTTAGCCTTGAAGAACTCCGTAAAAGATGTATAAACAGAGAAGAACAAACCGGAAAACATATCCCGGTTAGAGTTTTAGAACGAATGTTTGAACAGTTTCAGAATTTAAAACAAAATTTTGATTTTTCTACAAGACCAAAAATATTAACTCAACCGGCAAATGCAGATAAGGTTCAGGATATGAATCTGCCTAAAGCTTTAATTTGTGATCTAGACGGGACATTAGCACTGATGAAGGGAAGGAATCCTTTCGATGCAGGAAAATCAAATGAAGATGAATTAAATTTACCAGTAGGAAATGTCCTCAAAAATTATTTTAAATTAGGATATAAAATATTACTGGTTTCCGGGAGAGAAGAAAAGCATAGAGAACCTACGTTAGAATTTCTTGAAAAATATGAAATTCCATACGATAATTTATGGATGAGAAAATCTGACGATTACAGAAAAGATTCAATAGTGAAAACGGAAATTTATAAAGAATATATTGAAAATCAATATTACATTGAATTTATATTAGACGACAGAAATCAAGTCGTTGATATGTGGAGAAAAGAGTTGAAGCTATCTTGTTTTCAGGTAAATTATGGTGATTTTTAA